From Mycobacterium lacus, one genomic window encodes:
- a CDS encoding type II toxin-antitoxin system VapC family toxin, whose product MIVLDASVLIGHFEPADAHHADATALLRAHSSELFAASVITLAEVYAGAARAGRADRLRRLLAQLQIDSLGLPAGAALRLGELRAITALKMPDCCVLYTAEQHNAAVATFDDKLAARAADLGLVVASREPSKMPCCR is encoded by the coding sequence GTGATCGTCCTCGACGCCAGCGTGTTGATCGGCCATTTCGAACCCGCCGATGCCCACCACGCCGATGCCACCGCACTGCTGAGGGCTCATTCGTCCGAGTTGTTTGCCGCTAGCGTCATCACGCTCGCTGAGGTCTACGCCGGTGCCGCGCGGGCCGGACGAGCCGATCGGCTCCGCCGGCTCCTCGCGCAGCTGCAGATCGACAGTCTGGGCCTTCCTGCCGGCGCTGCGCTTCGGTTGGGCGAGCTGCGCGCCATCACCGCGCTCAAGATGCCGGATTGCTGCGTTCTCTACACCGCGGAGCAACACAACGCGGCGGTCGCCACTTTCGACGACAAACTCGCCGCTCGAGCCGCCGATCTCGGATTGGTCGTTGCTAGCCGGGAACCCTCGAAGATGCCCTGCTGCCGGTAG
- a CDS encoding glutamate--cysteine ligase, with product MGEEVQRTTYSRAQRREYRRKVRLCVDVFERMLTQSSFDFDRPLSGMEIECNLVDADYQPAMSNRFVLDAIADPAYQTELGAYNIEFNVPPRPLPGHTGLDLEAEVRASLNDAEAKANSACAHIVMIGILPTLMPEHLAEGWMSDSKRYAALNASISTARGEDIPINISGPEPLSWRAASIAPESACTSMQLHLQVAPADFAANWNAAQMLAGPQLALGANSPYFFGHQLWAETRIELFAQSTDPRPEELKTRGVRPRVWFGERWIASILDLFKENIRYFPSLLPEVSDEDPLAELAAGRVPHLSELRLHNGTVYRWNRPVYDVVDGRPHLRLENRVLPAGPTVVDMLANSAFYYGALRTLSEDERPPWTRMSFAAAQANFLAAARHGMDARLDWPGLGEATTQELVLGTLLPMADEGLRRWGVDAEVRDRFLSVIQDRASTGRNGARWQVSTVRALEDGGMTRRAALAEMLRQYCEHMHANEPVHTWD from the coding sequence GTGGGCGAAGAGGTCCAGCGCACCACGTATAGCCGCGCGCAACGGCGGGAATACCGGCGCAAGGTGCGGCTGTGTGTGGACGTCTTCGAGAGGATGCTCACGCAGTCCAGCTTCGATTTCGACCGGCCGCTCAGCGGCATGGAGATCGAATGCAACCTCGTCGACGCCGACTACCAGCCCGCCATGTCAAATCGCTTCGTGCTGGACGCCATCGCCGACCCGGCCTACCAGACCGAATTGGGCGCCTACAACATCGAATTCAATGTGCCGCCCCGGCCCCTACCCGGACACACCGGGCTGGACCTGGAGGCCGAGGTGCGCGCCAGCCTCAACGACGCCGAGGCCAAGGCCAACTCCGCATGCGCGCACATCGTGATGATCGGCATCCTGCCCACGCTGATGCCCGAACACCTGGCCGAGGGCTGGATGAGCGACTCGAAGCGGTACGCGGCCCTGAACGCCTCGATCTCCACCGCCCGCGGCGAGGACATCCCGATCAATATCTCCGGACCGGAGCCGCTGAGCTGGCGAGCCGCATCCATCGCACCCGAATCCGCTTGCACCAGCATGCAATTGCATTTGCAGGTTGCTCCGGCGGATTTCGCGGCCAACTGGAACGCGGCTCAGATGCTGGCCGGCCCGCAGCTGGCGCTGGGCGCGAACTCGCCCTACTTCTTCGGCCACCAGCTGTGGGCCGAAACCCGCATCGAACTGTTCGCCCAGTCCACCGACCCGCGTCCCGAGGAGCTCAAGACCCGGGGCGTGCGACCCCGGGTTTGGTTCGGCGAGCGTTGGATCGCCTCGATCCTGGACCTGTTCAAAGAGAACATCCGTTACTTCCCCTCCCTGCTGCCCGAGGTTTCCGACGAGGACCCCCTCGCCGAGCTGGCCGCCGGACGCGTCCCTCACCTGTCCGAATTGCGCCTACACAACGGCACGGTCTACCGGTGGAATCGGCCGGTATACGACGTTGTCGACGGGCGGCCGCACCTGCGGCTGGAGAACCGGGTGCTGCCGGCCGGTCCGACCGTGGTGGACATGCTGGCGAATTCGGCCTTCTACTACGGCGCGCTGCGCACTTTGTCCGAGGACGAGCGGCCGCCGTGGACCAGGATGAGTTTTGCTGCGGCACAAGCCAATTTCCTGGCGGCGGCGCGGCATGGCATGGATGCGCGGCTGGATTGGCCGGGCCTCGGCGAGGCGACGACGCAGGAATTGGTGCTCGGCACGCTGCTGCCGATGGCTGACGAGGGATTGCGGCGATGGGGGGTCGACGCCGAAGTGCGCGACCGGTTTCTGAGCGTCATCCAGGACCGCGCCAGCACCGGCCGCAACGGCGCGCGCTGGCAGGTGTCCACCGTGCGGGCGCTGGAAGACGGCGGGATGACCCGGCGCGCGGCGCTGGCCGAGATGCTGCGACAGTACTGCGAGCACATGCATGCCAACGAGCCGGTGCATACCTGGGATTAA
- a CDS encoding antitoxin — protein MRTTIDLDDDILRTLKRRQREERKTLGQLVSELLAQALAAEPSPNVDIRWATADLRPRVDLDDKDAVWAILDQG, from the coding sequence ATGCGGACCACGATCGACCTCGACGACGACATACTGCGGACGTTGAAACGCCGACAGCGCGAGGAACGCAAAACGTTGGGGCAGCTCGTCTCCGAGCTGCTTGCGCAAGCACTCGCCGCCGAGCCCTCCCCAAACGTTGACATCCGCTGGGCGACGGCCGACTTGCGGCCTCGCGTGGATCTTGACGACAAGGACGCTGTCTGGGCGATCTTGGATCAGGGGTGA
- a CDS encoding type II toxin-antitoxin system VapC family toxin: protein MSETFDVNILVYATHRASPFHDKAKALVERFLAGPGLVYLLWPVALGYLRIVTHPALLDAPLAPGVAAENIEQFTSRPHVRQVGEADGFWPVYRRVAGTVKPRGNLVPAAHLVALMGQHGISTIWSHDRDFRKFEGITVRDPFAG from the coding sequence GTGAGCGAAACCTTCGACGTCAACATCCTGGTTTATGCGACCCACCGAGCCAGCCCATTCCACGACAAGGCGAAGGCGCTCGTCGAGCGATTCCTGGCTGGGCCCGGCCTCGTATACCTGTTGTGGCCAGTCGCGTTGGGCTACCTACGGATTGTTACCCATCCGGCATTGCTGGATGCGCCGTTGGCACCCGGCGTCGCCGCCGAAAACATCGAGCAATTCACCTCACGACCGCACGTGCGGCAGGTCGGTGAGGCCGACGGATTTTGGCCCGTCTATCGGCGCGTAGCCGGCACGGTCAAGCCGCGAGGCAATCTCGTCCCCGCGGCCCACCTCGTCGCGCTCATGGGCCAGCACGGCATCTCCACGATCTGGAGCCACGACCGCGACTTCCGTAAGTTCGAGGGGATCACGGTCCGCGATCCCTTCGCCGGCTGA
- the glpK gene encoding glycerol kinase GlpK: MIFDHNGAEVARHQLEHEQILPRAGWVEHNPVEIWERTASVLTTVLNATNLSPKDIVALGITNQRETTLVWNRRTGRPYYNAIVWQDTRTDRIASALDRDGRGDVIRRKAGLPPATYFSGGKLQWILENIDGVRAAAESGDALFGTPDTWVLWNLTGGPRGGAHVTDVTNASRTMLMDLETLDWDEELLSFFSIPRAMLPTIAPSSPTQPYGVTLDTGPVGGEVPITGVLGDQHAAMVGQVCLAAGEAKNTYGTGNFLLLNTGEAIVRSKNGLLTTVCYQFGDAKPVYALEGSIAVTGSAVQWLRDQLGIISGAAQSESLARQVADNGGVYFVPAFSGLFAPYWRSDARGAIVGLSRFSNNAHLARATLEAICYQSRDVVDAMEADSGVRLEVLKVDGGVTGNDLCMQIQADVLGVDVVRPVVAETTALGAAYAAGLAVGFWADPSDLRANWQEDKRWTPTWDAEQRAAGYGGWRKAVQRTLDWVDVS, from the coding sequence ATGATTTTCGATCACAACGGCGCCGAGGTGGCCCGCCACCAGCTCGAGCACGAGCAGATCCTGCCCCGCGCCGGCTGGGTAGAGCACAATCCGGTCGAGATCTGGGAGCGCACCGCATCGGTGCTGACAACCGTGCTGAACGCCACCAACTTGTCGCCGAAAGATATTGTGGCGCTGGGAATTACGAATCAGCGTGAGACCACGTTGGTATGGAACAGGCGGACCGGCAGACCGTACTACAACGCGATCGTCTGGCAGGACACCCGCACCGACCGCATCGCGTCGGCGCTGGACCGGGACGGCCGCGGCGATGTGATCCGCCGCAAGGCGGGCCTGCCGCCGGCGACCTATTTTTCCGGCGGAAAGCTGCAGTGGATCTTGGAGAACATCGACGGGGTGCGTGCGGCCGCTGAAAGCGGCGATGCCCTGTTCGGCACGCCGGACACCTGGGTGTTGTGGAACCTGACCGGCGGCCCGCGGGGTGGCGCGCACGTCACCGATGTGACCAACGCCAGCCGGACGATGCTGATGGATCTGGAGACGCTGGACTGGGACGAGGAGCTGTTGTCGTTCTTCTCCATCCCCCGCGCGATGTTGCCGACGATCGCGCCGTCGTCGCCGACCCAGCCCTACGGGGTCACCCTGGATACCGGGCCGGTCGGCGGCGAGGTGCCGATCACCGGGGTGCTCGGCGATCAGCATGCGGCGATGGTCGGTCAGGTCTGCCTGGCCGCGGGGGAGGCGAAAAACACCTATGGCACCGGCAATTTCCTGCTGCTGAACACCGGTGAGGCGATCGTGCGGTCCAAGAATGGGCTGCTGACCACCGTCTGTTATCAATTCGGGGACGCCAAACCCGTGTACGCGCTTGAGGGTTCGATCGCGGTCACCGGCTCGGCCGTGCAGTGGCTACGCGATCAGCTGGGCATCATCAGCGGCGCCGCGCAAAGCGAGTCGCTGGCCCGTCAGGTCGCCGACAACGGCGGGGTCTACTTCGTGCCGGCGTTTTCCGGGCTGTTCGCCCCGTACTGGCGATCCGATGCCCGCGGCGCGATCGTGGGGCTGTCGCGGTTCAGCAACAACGCCCACCTGGCTCGCGCGACGCTGGAGGCGATCTGTTACCAGAGTCGCGACGTGGTCGACGCGATGGAGGCGGATTCCGGTGTGCGCCTTGAGGTCTTGAAGGTCGACGGCGGTGTCACCGGGAACGACCTATGCATGCAGATTCAGGCCGACGTGCTGGGCGTGGACGTGGTGCGGCCGGTGGTCGCCGAGACCACCGCCCTGGGCGCCGCCTACGCGGCGGGTCTGGCAGTGGGGTTCTGGGCCGACCCGTCCGACCTGCGGGCAAACTGGCAGGAGGACAAGCGCTGGACGCCCACCTGGGACGCCGAGCAGCGTGCCGCAGGATATGGGGGCTGGCGCAAGGCGGTGCAGCGGACATTGGACTGGGTCGACGTGTCTTAG
- a CDS encoding PadR family transcriptional regulator, with protein MHNLTPPGGPFAHRPGFGFGPGPAQRRMLHDARRQARREFREHLRDHAGGHDGPFGFGTGLGADFGPGFGFGFVGGPRGQWRRGGPRRGRRGDVRAAILALLTERPMHGYEIIQQIAERSNGIWRPSPGSVYPTLQLLDDEGLITASETDGNKRLFELTGDGRAAAEKIESPPWNEIAEGVDPGHINLRTAVVALLGAVVQSAHAASAEQQQRIVEILNNARREIYGILGED; from the coding sequence ATGCACAACCTGACCCCTCCGGGCGGACCCTTTGCCCACCGCCCAGGATTCGGCTTCGGGCCCGGCCCGGCACAACGGCGGATGCTGCATGACGCCCGCCGCCAGGCCCGCCGGGAGTTTCGTGAACACCTGCGCGACCACGCCGGCGGCCACGACGGCCCATTCGGTTTCGGCACCGGTCTTGGCGCCGACTTCGGTCCGGGGTTCGGCTTCGGCTTCGTTGGCGGCCCGCGCGGGCAGTGGCGTCGTGGCGGACCGCGCCGCGGACGACGCGGTGACGTGCGTGCTGCCATTCTGGCGCTGCTGACCGAACGGCCGATGCACGGCTACGAGATAATCCAGCAGATCGCCGAACGCAGCAACGGAATCTGGCGGCCCAGCCCCGGCTCGGTGTACCCGACGCTGCAGCTGCTCGACGACGAAGGCCTGATCACCGCCAGCGAAACCGACGGCAACAAAAGGCTTTTCGAGCTGACCGGCGACGGGCGCGCCGCAGCGGAAAAGATCGAGTCCCCGCCGTGGAACGAGATCGCCGAGGGCGTCGACCCCGGTCATATCAACCTGCGCACGGCCGTCGTCGCGCTATTGGGCGCGGTCGTGCAATCCGCGCACGCGGCCAGCGCCGAACAGCAGCAGCGCATCGTCGAGATTCTCAACAACGCACGCCGCGAGATCTACGGCATCCTCGGCGAGGACTGA